In the genome of Nitrospira sp., the window GCCGACCACATACAACGGCAGTTTCGCGGGTGCAGGCTTCGGGATTTTTTTCCGAATTTTCATGCAGTCCGCATGTCAGGCTCTGCGCACTTTCCCGGACTACTTGGCGCTCTTCTTCGCCTTCCGGCGGTCCTCAGGGTTCAGCAGCCGCTTTCGGAGGCGAAGATGCTTGGGCGTGACTTCGACCAGTTCGTCAGGGCCGATGTACTCCATGGCAAACTCCAGCGACATTTCTCGCGGCGGGGTGAGGACAAGGGCCTCGTCGGTTCCGGCCGCGCGCATGTTGCTCAATTGTTTTTGCTTGCAGACATTCACGTCCAAGTCTTCATCGCGGCTATTCTGGCCCACGATCATGCCTTGGTACACATCGACGGTTGCGCCGATAAACAACTCTCCGCGTTCCTGGGTCATGAAAAGCGCATAGGCGGTGCTGGTGCCGGCCTCGAAGGCCACCAGTGAGCCGTGCGGCGCCACGAGGAGTGCCTTCTCGTCCGCCGGGGCATAGCCGGAGAACACGTGATGCATGATGACCGTGCCGCGGGTCTTGGCCAGCAGAATGTTCTTCAGGCCGATAATGCCACGAGTCGGAATGTGATATTCGATGTGCATTTCGCTTGAGGCTGTCTCGCCTCCGACGAGTTTCATGTGACGAAGTTCCCCGCGTCGCTTGCCGATCTCCTCAATCACCGGGCCTTGGTATTCCGCAGGCACCTGGATCGTCAGCTCTTCAAACGGTTCGGTGACGGTATCGCCGTCCCGATGCAGGATGACTTCGGGTTGCGAGATCTGCAGCTCATACCCTTCGCGCCGCATCTGTTCGATCAGGACCCCGAGATGGAGTTCGCCTCGACCGGCCACCAGGAATCGGTCGGCGCTGTCGGTTTCCTGGACGCGCAAGGAGACGTTGGTTTCCAACTCCTTGAACAGCCGCTCGCGAAGGTGGCGTGAGGTGAGATATTTGCCTTCACGGCCGGCGAAGGGGCTGTTGTTCACGGAAAAGGTCATCTGGACGGTTGGTTCGTCGATCGTCACCCGTGGCAGCGCGACGGGATTATTGGGGTCGGCGATGGTATCCCCGATGTTTACTTCTTCCAGGCCACAGAGGGCGACAATTTCGCCGGCTTCAGCCGTTTCGATATCGGTGCGCTCAAGCCCTGAAAATACCGCAAGATCGGAAATCTTTCCCGGTACCTGGTCGCCGTCTTTCGTGAGGGTGACCACGTTTTGTCGCCGGGCAATCGAGCCCGACTGAATCTTGCCGATTCCCATTTTCCCTTTATACGAATCCTGCGCCAGGGCCAGCACCAACAGCTGAAACGGGCTGTCCCGATTGATCGCCGGTGCGGGAATCTTGTCGAGGATCGTATCCAGCAGCGGGGAGATATCCGTTCCGGGCTGCTTCAGATCGAGGGTGGCCTGCCCCTTGATGGCCGAGGCGTAGACAATGGGGAAGTCGAGCTGTTCGTCGCTGGCTCCCAGATGGACGAACAAGTCGAAGGTGCGGTTCACGACATCATCAATCACGGCATCCGGGCGGTCGATTTTATTGACGACGACGATCGCTTTATGTCCGAGGGCCAACGCTTTGCGCAGCACAAACGTCGTCTGCGGCATCGGTCCTTCCTTGGCATCGACGAGAATCAGCACGCCATCGACCATGCGAAGCGTACGTTCCACCTCTCCGCCGAAGTCGGCGTGCCCCGGCGTGTCGACGATGTTGATCTTGACGCCCTTGTAGGTGACGCTGGCATTCTTGGCACGGATCGTAATGCCCCGCTCGCGCTCCTGATCCATAGAATCCATGATGCGTTCACCCATGTCATCGATTTTTCGATGAACATGA includes:
- the typA gene encoding translational GTPase TypA, whose protein sequence is MHAPQGRRTDIRNIAIIAHVDHGKTTLVDAVLRQTHVHRKIDDMGERIMDSMDQERERGITIRAKNASVTYKGVKINIVDTPGHADFGGEVERTLRMVDGVLILVDAKEGPMPQTTFVLRKALALGHKAIVVVNKIDRPDAVIDDVVNRTFDLFVHLGASDEQLDFPIVYASAIKGQATLDLKQPGTDISPLLDTILDKIPAPAINRDSPFQLLVLALAQDSYKGKMGIGKIQSGSIARRQNVVTLTKDGDQVPGKISDLAVFSGLERTDIETAEAGEIVALCGLEEVNIGDTIADPNNPVALPRVTIDEPTVQMTFSVNNSPFAGREGKYLTSRHLRERLFKELETNVSLRVQETDSADRFLVAGRGELHLGVLIEQMRREGYELQISQPEVILHRDGDTVTEPFEELTIQVPAEYQGPVIEEIGKRRGELRHMKLVGGETASSEMHIEYHIPTRGIIGLKNILLAKTRGTVIMHHVFSGYAPADEKALLVAPHGSLVAFEAGTSTAYALFMTQERGELFIGATVDVYQGMIVGQNSRDEDLDVNVCKQKQLSNMRAAGTDEALVLTPPREMSLEFAMEYIGPDELVEVTPKHLRLRKRLLNPEDRRKAKKSAK